In Daucus carota subsp. sativus chromosome 4, DH1 v3.0, whole genome shotgun sequence, one DNA window encodes the following:
- the LOC135152012 gene encoding uncharacterized protein LOC135152012, with protein MTTMRDQYRAYKARIKREHYSKYGTDEERLENRPRDVPLKDFKMLLIYWADEKIKDKVIKNIRARSFVSETHTVGPRSFAQVCHKMAIAREQAAKPDEPAPPISDADIYVKTRKRDSAREYKLPTDAVEKKIEDVEKLLKTGTVEDANKLVYGDKKHSRSYLLGRLIQRREAKGKSVTHTEATISDQLLASLTEKIREQLSQEMEEKMDQKVRENVKAMVSKLAEKNPDLKIDIQDLSVEPTYDASASGANTATMETT; from the exons ATGACAACGATGCGTGATCAGTATAGGGCATACAAGGCTCGCATCAAGAGGGAACATTATAGTAAGTATGGTACTGATGAGGAGAGGCTCGAGAACAGGCCGAGGGATGTCCCTTTGAAAGATTTTAAAATGCTTTTAATTTATTGGGCTGATGAAAAAATAAAg GACAAggtgataaaaaatataagggCTCGAAGCTTTGTAAGTGAAACACATACCGTCGGGCCTAGGAGTTTCGCCCAAGTCTGCCACAAAATG GCAATTGCTAGGGAACAGGCGGCTAAACCGGATGAACCAGCACCACCAATATCAGATGCTGACATTTATGTGAAAACACGCAAAAGAGACTCTGCACGAGAGTATAAGCTACCTACTGATGCGGTTGAAAAAAAGATT GAAGATGTTGAAAAACTTCTTAAAACGGGAACCGTTGAGGATGCTAACAAACTTGTATATGGTGACAAGAAACACAGCCGATCGTACCTACTAGGTAGACTTATTCAGAGAAGGGAAGCAAAGGGGAAATCTGTGACACACACTGAGGCTACTATCTCTGATCAGTTGTTGGCCAGTTTGACAGAAAAGATCCGAGAACAACTTTCTCAAGAGATGGAAGAAAAAATGGATCAGAAGGTTCGGGAGAATGTCAAGGCAATGGTGTCCAAGTTGGCAGAAAAGAATCCAGACCTCAAGATTGATATTCAAGACCTCAGTGTTGAGCCGACGTATGATGCCTCTGCAAGTGGAGCGAACACAGCCACCATGGAGACTACTTGA